CTAATATGGCAGCTATGTATGCCGTCTATCACGGTCCTGAAAATCTTAAAGCAATTGCATCTGATATTCATTCGAAAGCTGTTTGGATAAAAAATGCCATAACAGAAATGGGAATTGATACTTCTCATTTGGGACAGTTCTTTGATACCATACGTTTTGATATCTCCGATACACAAAAACTAAAATCAATAGCCGAAGCGAACGAGATAAACTTTTTCTACAGCAACAACACGATAGGAATCACTATCAATGAAAATACGAGCAAAGCAGACTGTGAAAAAATTATCGAAGTTTTCAGTACATTTACTGGCAAGAAATCAACCGCTAAATTTCAATTAGCCTCTATATCGAAAGAATACTTGCGTTCGAGTAAAATATTGACCCATCCTATATTTAATAGTCATCATACAGAGACGAAAATGATGCGATATATCAAGAGTTTGGAAGATAAAGATTTGTCACTGACTAAATCGATGATACCGCTCGGTAGCTGCACCATGAAGTTGAATGCTGCGACAGAACTCATGCCATTGAGTTGGGAATATTTTAGCTCAATTCATCCATTTGCTCCGCTTGAACAAGCGGCTGGATATATCGAAATGCTAACTACATTAGAAAAAGATTTAGCGCACATCACAGGATTTGCTGCTACTTCACTACAACCAAACTCTGGTGCCCAAGGTGAATATGCTGGACTTATGGTCATAAGAGAATATCAAAAATCCATAGGACAAGGGCACCGAAATATATGCATTATTCCTAGTTCGGCTCATGGCACTAACCCAGCTAGTGCGGTTTTAGCAGGTTTAGAAGTCGTTGTCTCCCCTGCTGATGAAAATGGAAATATAAATTTAGATGATCTTCGAGCGAAGGCTGCACAATACAAAGATAGCTTGTGTGCACTTATGGTTACCTATCCTTCTACACATGGCATATTTGAAGATAGTATCATGGAAGTTTGTAAAATAATTCATGAACACGGAGGTCAAGTGTATATGGACGGAGCAAATATGAATGCGCAAGTAGGCATTACCAGTCCTGGGTTTATCGGTGCAGATGTTTGTCATTTGAATCTTCATAAGACTTTTGCTATCCCACATGGTGGAGGAGGTCCAGGCGTAGGTCCTATTTGTGTAGCTAGTCATTTGGCTCCATTTCTACCTACACATCCGCTAGTCAAAACAGGTGGCGAAAAAGCCACTCAGACTATATCAGCAGCACCTTATGGCTCCGCTAGTATTTGTTTGATTTCCTATGCATACATCAAAATGCTAGGCTCTGAAGGGTTAAGACAAGCAACGGAATACGCAATACTCAATGCGAATTATATCAAAACCAAGCTAGAAAAGCACTATCAAATACTCTACACAGGTGAGAATGGAAGAGTAGCGCATGAGCTCATAGTTGATTTCAGACCATTCAAACACACGTTAGGCGTAGAAGTAGAAGATGTAGCTAAGCGATTGATGGACTATGGCATTCATGCGCCTACCGTTTCCTTCCCTGTTGCTGGAACGCTTATGATAGAGCCTACAGAAAGTGAAGATAAAAAAGAATTAGATAGATTGATAGATGCCTTGATAGCTATTAGAGGTGAAATAGCAGAAATAGAGAAAGGAACCTATCCAAAAGATAACAATCCGCTCAAAAATGCTCCCCATACGGCTGAAGAAGCACTTTGTGGAGAGTGGACCTTCCCGTATAGCCGCGAACTCGCATTGTATCCAGTAGAAAGTTCTAAGAACGGAAAATTCTGGGTCAGCGTGAGCCGAGTGGACAACAGCTATGGCGATAGGAATCTAGTGTGTAGTTGTTTGCCAATTGAGAATTATATATAATTTATTAGATAGCTGAGTAAAATTTTAATACCATGCCTAAAATAAGCAAAAAAGGTGAATTGATGCCACCGAGCCCGATTAGAAAGCTCGTTCCTTATGCAACTGAAGCAAAAAAAAGAGGCACAAAAGTCATTCACCTCAATATAGGCCAGCCAGATATTGAGACACCGCAAGTAGTTCGTGATGCTATCAAAAATTTTGATTATAAAGTATTGTCGTATCTGAATAGCGAGGGTAGTGAGAAGTACCGTGTAAAACTAGTAGATTACTATAAGTCGGTAGGTGCAGACATTACTGCCTCTGAAATTATAGAAACGACAGGCGGCAGTGAAGCTTTACTTTTTGGCTTTATGGCTACGATGGATCCCGATGATGAAATCATCATACCTGAACCGTTTTATGCTAATTATAACGGATTCGCCACCGCAGGAAATATTAAGGTTGTTCCCATAACATCCTCCATTGAAACTGGTTTCGCTCTACCTAGTATTGACGAGTTTGAAAAGAAGATAACCACTAAAACCAAAGCTATACTTATCTGTAATCCCAATAATCCAACAGGTTATTTATATTCTAATGAAGAATTGGAACAGTTAAAGGATATCGTATTGAAGCATGATTTGTTTTTATTTGCGGATGAGGTATATAGAGAATTTGTATATGATGGCAAAGTACATACTTCTATTTTATCTATGCCAGAGCTGGCACAGAATGCTATAGTAGTAGATAGTATATCCAAGCGTTATTCTGCCTGTGGAGCTAGATTGGGGGCATTGATTACAAAAAATAAAGATGTACTAGCGACAGTTCTAAAATTTGCGCAAGCTAGATTGAGTAGCCCTACCTACAGCGAAGTAGCAGCAGAAGCAGCCTTAGATACCCCCTCTTCCTATTTTGAAGGAGTGAATAAAGAATATATCGCTAGAAGAAATTTACTAGTAGAATTACTCAATAAAATAGAAGGCGTCAAATGCCCTATGCCAGGTGGGGCTTTCTATGCTATGGCTCAATTACCGGTAAAAGATACCGACCATTTCTGTCAATGGATGTTGGAAAAATTTTCGCACAATGGTTCTACTGTGATGATGGCGCCAGCTGCTGGATTTTACGCCACGAAGGAACTAGGGAAGTCGGAAGTCAGAATCGCCTATGTATTAGAATTGAGTGAAATCAAAGAAGCCGTCGAGTGCTTAGAGAAAGGATTGGAAGAGTATAGGAAATTGATGTGATAATACGATAATTTGAAAATGAAACAATTTGAAAATTTTGAAAAATCAAAATGTGAAGATGGTATAAAAAACTCCTTTATATATAGAGGCAACAAATATCCCATGCAGGAATCACATACTATAATTATTGATTAAATCCTAATGAAAAGAGCATTGTTTGTATTGATTATTTGTTTATTCAATTTGTCATTTTATGCTCAATGTGCTATGTGCAAAGCTGGTGCTGAGCAATCTTTAGAAAGAGGTTCTACGGCTGTGAATTGGATAAATTATGCCATAATATTTCTAATGAGTGTCCCGATGGTATTGCTTTTCAGCCTTTATATGTTATATAAATATAATAGTAAGAAAAATAAAGAAAAGCTATAGCTAAAAGCGACCTTAAAATGAAAAGCCCTCTTTTGGAGGGCCTTTTGTACACCGTAGGGGAATCGAACCCCTGTTGCAAGAATGAAAATCTTGAGTCCTAACCCCTAGACG
The nucleotide sequence above comes from Chitinophagales bacterium. Encoded proteins:
- the gcvP gene encoding aminomethyl-transferring glycine dehydrogenase, which codes for MKFEQRHIGISSTEHDALLKEIKVQSLDQLISETVPSKLINRNGLQVGEPMSEQEYLLHIKELGKKNKPFKSYIGMGYYDTITPSVILRNIFENPGWYTQYTPYQAEISQGRLESLLNYQTMISDLTGMPIANASLLDESTAAAEAMYMFYNAKNKSEVIANKFLVDNSVFPQTKAVLKTKAEHLGIEIIEQCVYQTEFDASYFGVLIQNPAMDGFIEDFSKKIAALKSQGIYTAMICDIMSLVLVKSPGEMGADCAVGSSQRFGVPIGYGGPYAAFFATTDEFKRNIPGRIIGVSKDRRGKNALRMALQTREQHIRREKATSNICTAQALLANMAAMYAVYHGPENLKAIASDIHSKAVWIKNAITEMGIDTSHLGQFFDTIRFDISDTQKLKSIAEANEINFFYSNNTIGITINENTSKADCEKIIEVFSTFTGKKSTAKFQLASISKEYLRSSKILTHPIFNSHHTETKMMRYIKSLEDKDLSLTKSMIPLGSCTMKLNAATELMPLSWEYFSSIHPFAPLEQAAGYIEMLTTLEKDLAHITGFAATSLQPNSGAQGEYAGLMVIREYQKSIGQGHRNICIIPSSAHGTNPASAVLAGLEVVVSPADENGNINLDDLRAKAAQYKDSLCALMVTYPSTHGIFEDSIMEVCKIIHEHGGQVYMDGANMNAQVGITSPGFIGADVCHLNLHKTFAIPHGGGGPGVGPICVASHLAPFLPTHPLVKTGGEKATQTISAAPYGSASICLISYAYIKMLGSEGLRQATEYAILNANYIKTKLEKHYQILYTGENGRVAHELIVDFRPFKHTLGVEVEDVAKRLMDYGIHAPTVSFPVAGTLMIEPTESEDKKELDRLIDALIAIRGEIAEIEKGTYPKDNNPLKNAPHTAEEALCGEWTFPYSRELALYPVESSKNGKFWVSVSRVDNSYGDRNLVCSCLPIENYI
- a CDS encoding pyridoxal phosphate-dependent aminotransferase, producing MPKISKKGELMPPSPIRKLVPYATEAKKRGTKVIHLNIGQPDIETPQVVRDAIKNFDYKVLSYLNSEGSEKYRVKLVDYYKSVGADITASEIIETTGGSEALLFGFMATMDPDDEIIIPEPFYANYNGFATAGNIKVVPITSSIETGFALPSIDEFEKKITTKTKAILICNPNNPTGYLYSNEELEQLKDIVLKHDLFLFADEVYREFVYDGKVHTSILSMPELAQNAIVVDSISKRYSACGARLGALITKNKDVLATVLKFAQARLSSPTYSEVAAEAALDTPSSYFEGVNKEYIARRNLLVELLNKIEGVKCPMPGGAFYAMAQLPVKDTDHFCQWMLEKFSHNGSTVMMAPAAGFYATKELGKSEVRIAYVLELSEIKEAVECLEKGLEEYRKLM